The following proteins are encoded in a genomic region of Oryzias latipes chromosome 17, ASM223467v1:
- the LOC101158638 gene encoding von Willebrand factor C domain-containing protein 2-like, with amino-acid sequence MAQSSSARQRMARTFLTLALCAQVGSGFSVSEQQENTCEANGSTYYLGEWYFLDSDHCTQCECTAEGSVCARTECTSLPAACIHVSHYPSDCCPRCEKIGCEYRGVVYELGQNFQPSECEQCTCDSDGIARCLVADCAPPPCVDPVYQPGKCCPECKEGPNCYVDASHSQVIPAGDPVWVDSCTKCRCHDGQDAGYWEGNRLASCSRLKGCTPQQPSYQPNGFSAAQKAEA; translated from the exons ATGGCACAGAGCTCCAGCGCGCGCCAGAGGATGGCCCGCACCTTCCTGACGCTCGCGCTGTGCGCTCAGGTGGGGTCCGGCTTCTCGGtgtcagagcagcaggagaacaccTGTGAGGCTAACGGCAGCACCTATTACCTGGGGGAGTGGTACTTCCTGGACTCGGACCACTGCACCCAATGCGAGTGCACCGCCGAGGGCTCCGTCTGCGCGCGCACGGAGTGCACCTCTCTCCCGGCGGCGTGCATCCACGTGAGCCACTACCCCTCTGACTGCTGCCCCAGGTGTGAGAAGATCGGCTGCGAGTACAGAGGGGTGGTGTACGAGCTGGGCCAGAACTTCcag CCATCAGAGTGCGAACAGTGCACGTGTGACAGCGACGGCATCGCCCGCTGCCTGGTCGCTGATTGCGCCCCCCCACCCTGCGTGGATCCGGTCTACCAGCCGGGGAAGTGCTGCCCCGAATGCAAGGAAG GTCCCAACTGCTACGTTGATGCATCCCACAGTCAGGTGATTCCTGCAGGGGATCCAGTCTGGGTCGATTCCTGCACCAAGTGCCGCTGTCATGACGGACAGGATGCTGGCTACTGGGAGGGAAACCGTCTCGCCTCCTGTTCCCGCCTCAAAGGCTGCACACCACAACAACCGTCTTATCAGCCAAACGGATTTAGTGCAGCACAGAAAGCTGAGGCCTAA